CCTCACAGTGTAAATCACTTGTCTGATACAATTTAAACTGGTTCTAGCAATTTTACATCCTGGGAAAATGCGAGTGAAGTTCACATTGCCTTTTGTTGTTCTGTGTAGCAGCAAATGCAATTTCTGGAGAGGTTCCAATGCTGATCACCCAATTAATATTGACATTTTGACTTAAATGTTTTAGTCAGTCTGGTCAAACTTTGGATTGGCAACACAAGTATGTGTTATTGCACTGATGTTTTGCCATTGCTACTGTTGCTATCTGTGAAAGCAAGCAGAAGAGAGCTCTTGGACAAATTCAAACAAAAAGGAAGAGGATGCAAGCAAGGACAGGTCAACTGGGAGGACTACAGAGAGATCTTTCGAGCAGTCAGGGATTAGGTTGGGAAGGCTAAAGTCCTGATGGAATTAAATCCAGCCAGGGATGTCAGGGGCAACAAGAAAAGCTTTAATATGTATGTTCGTGATAAAAGGAAGATTAGGAGAAATATGGGCCCCCTCTGGAAGGAAACAGAAGACCTGGTTACCCAAGACGTGGAGGAGGCTAAGGTACTCAATGGTTTTTTTGTCTCAGTCTTCACTGGAAAGTGCCACAAAAAGGCTGGAGAGGGTCTTGTTACAAGGGCATGCAGTGATAGAAAGGGGGATGGATTTAAACTGAGAGTAGTTTTAGATTAAagattaagaagaaattctggGCTGTGAGGGTAgtgaagccctggcacaggttgcccagagaagctgtggctgccccatccctggaagcattcaaggccaggctggatgggacttggagcaacctggaataatggaaggtgtccctgcctatggcaggggcTGAAACTGcatgggctttaaggtccctttcaacccaaactgatctgtgattttatgattctctgCTTAAACAATGCTAGGTGAAAAAACTGCCTTTGCAaatgagtttttctttctttttttttttttttccttcagaatttGTCTTGCTAACGTAGTATGTTTCATTTATGAAACAGGAAAATTAAGTCTGTTAAActctttttcagatttttattttttcaaatggcGACATTAATTCACACTTTAGCAGATCATAGTGATGATGTCAATTACTGTGCCTTCTCATCATCGTGCTTGGCTACTTGTTCCTTGGACAAAACAATTCGCGTTTATTCTTTGAGCAACTTCGCTGAGCTCCCGTACTCGCCGTTGGAAGGTCACACGTACGCCgtgcactgctgctgcttctcgCCGTCGGGACTCGTGCTGGCCTCGTGCTCCACGGACGGCACCTCGGTGCTGTGGGACACCCGCGATGGCCGCAGGCTGGCCGTGCTGGAGCAGCCCGGGGCCAGCCCCGTCAGGGTCTGCCGCTTCTCTCCTGAGGCCACCTACCTGTTGGCAGGGGCAGCGGATGGCAGCGTGGTTCTTTGGAACGTGCAGTCCATGAAATTGTACCGGTGAGTCCCAAATCTTTTTTGACAAATACTTTGTTTTGAGGGGAATATAGTTCAAGGAGTATGCTGTACTGTATATAAGATATGCAGACTTACACCAGCGGTGGATATCACAAAGAAACGGGGGTAGGATTTAGATGACCAAAAGATTATCAGTAGGAGAGGGAGAAGTGTTAAGTagctttctggttttttttaagttaaacaATGCGAAGTCAAGAAGCTTTAATTTTTGCAAAGTTATCATACATCTAAATCCTGATTTTTTGAAGTTCCTTTCATTGATTTAACATGCGATCAGGATGCATTGCATCTGATTTCTAAACAGTGGCTCAGCAAACTGTGGTACATAATACACAGTTAGTGGAGCCTGACTGTATGGTGTGCTTTATATTGCATTACACATAATAGTATACATTAAATGTTTAATTACTAGAAGTTTGGAGTCCAGGAAGGTCTTAGAAGCTTGCTGGTAATCCAGCAACCAGAGTTTGGAAACTATGGACCTGTCCTGAAACTGTACATTTTAAGACATAAAGTGACTGAAAGAAGTATTGGTGCTCAATAAGTTAAGCGTGAGAGTCAACATTTCGCATAGGTTTCCAAGAAACATTGGAAACAAAGCAGATGAGCATATTTATTGGTGTTGCACAGTTAAAGGCATGAACCTTAGAGCTATCTTCACAGTCCTCCTCTACATCTCTATCTTTCAGTGAATTCTTTAGGCCAGTTGTTTTAATCTGTACTTGGGCAAGACATTATTTAGGTTTTAGAGCTTATTATGCAACTAAATTACTCTCTAAAGTTAGAAGAGTAGTTAAGAATTTAAGCAAACTGATGTTTCACTCAGGACTGAGGGAGCAGCTGTTTCTGAAAGACAGAATTGTTTGATGTTGGTAGTCCCCTGTCAAGCATGTCCCTCATTTTGCGGGGACACTTCCACAGCAGTGATTTATGTGGGAACTGTACAGTTTTTCAAAAAGATCGATCACAGTTACTTGAAATTGTGTAAATCTGGAAATTTGTCCATAAATTGTCCAAGATTTTTGCCACCATGTTTTTTGTAATACATaaagaaacactgaaatgcttgttttgttttcagacagTAAAAATGTACTGATAACCTATTTTTTCCTAATGACTGAATTGGGAAATTCAGTCATTAGTATTCTAAAATCTGAGGTTTATTTGTTTTGAGACATTGCTAGTGAagagattatattttttttttaattcagaatgCTTGTTACTGAAgggaaaaacccagaaatatGAAAACAACATTTCTTACAATTGTATGCTCTTAATACATGCAGTGATGCATGTTTTAGACCTACATCCTAATTTTCTTCTAGTTGAATGGTGGATGTATAATGACCACTTAGAAACTATATTGTTATTACAAGCAGAAATTATTCTGCTTTGGTGTTTTCATTgtagagaaataagaaaaaacttGAGCATTCCGATCCTGTCCCCTTCAACTATTAAAAGTGCATTTCAGAGTGTTTACAACAGTGTTAACTGTTAACAGGCCAGCAGTAGTCAAATTAACTTTATATCTATTTTGGGATGTGTATGTATTTTCAACtgatgaatatttttattgtgaTTTGTTATTGCAGGTAGGAAAATGCACATGTCCTGTTTTTAGGAGTTGAAATCAGTATAACACAGAAATCAAAGTACTTTAAAATTATGTCGGAGGAAGTTAGTTAACAATCTAATGTCAATCTGGGGTCCTCTGTTTCTTTTGAACCAGTGGATTGTGTTGATgctgaaaatgagaaaacattTTACTACACAGTTTTGTCACTTGACTAAATATATGGATGGTAACTATaataaaattacataaaatttGCTCCTTATCTACTCAGCTGTTGTAATTGACAGTTCAAATGTTGAAGGAAGGTGGCTATTTAAATAAGTTCTATGGTGGATGTGAACAACAGGAAATCAAGTTGACTTatgtgtgtttctttttctcgTTCAGTAATAAGTTACAAAACTGATATTTGGCCTGCAAATTTTAAATGCATGCACAATGCTATTTATTTTACTGTTGATTTCAGAGCAGAATCTGCAACTTTTTGTGTGAAAGAAGGAAAGCTGTAAAAGCTACACTAAAGAAAAAGGATTGTACATATAAAAATGGGAAGCACTGTAGTGGATTTGATAgtattcttaaaaaaagaattaaggGAGACAATGCTCTTTAGAAGGTCATGGGTCTGATTAGTGTGACACTGAGGAAAATTAAATTGACTTGTCTTCTATGACATTAAGTTAGACACCTGTGGcagtaaataaaatttctgtCAGTAAAAGAGCATTAGCAGCTGTTCTACAAAGTACGATGACAGAGTAAATAGGACTGACATTTCTTGTCATGTGACTGTTTCTCATGGCTGTGATTTTCTCCCCACACTTAAACACTCAGCTATGCATGCTTGGCTGGATCTGGTGTCCATTAAAAGGAGTGAGACTCTTTTGACTGAATTTGGGTTATCAGATAATGTAAAGGATGTCAGGTTGACCCCACTTCCTTCCTGAGGGTTGACTACGCTTCCATATCTGCTAGAAATTTTCTTTGAAGATCAGTTTTACAAAGTGCTTTGGCTGACTTAATTAAAATATagaatttctttttcacatTGTTTTCTCTTGTGTACAAGTGGTGCAAAATTAATTCTACATCATAAATCAGGAAGTATTCTACTCAGCTACAGCTTATCATATGGGCTAGTAAGTGTTCTCTTTTGTCTCTAAAACCAGAAGAATTGTcagtcttttttccccttgtttgtGTACATGTAAATCTGTGTTAATTATAGTTGTATCTTTACCTTTGACTTTTAAAATGTGTCCTGCCATAGAATTTTAACAGTGCATTGTGCCTTTTAAGTGTTAAATCCATGCAAATTGTCTTtagtttgaaaataattttatctctCAGTTAAAATTATTGCCTTGGGGCCTCCATCTCATGTTTTCCTCCTACTGTCAAAGAGCCGGAATGGTCCCCTGTAATGGTCCCTCCTGCAGAGCTTATTTTACTCTCTTTTTATAGTTGGTTTGAGTTTCTCTTTCCTCTGTCAGCTAGTTCCAAAGTGCAAACCTTAGAAGAGTTTGGCTTATTGCATCAGAGTGCATTTGAGAGGTCACTTTGTAGAACTTTACCTACTCTAAATTCACATCCTGTGTACTCTTGCTTTTCAGATCTGGGAAAGTTAAAGGTGGTTCTTTGATGGCTTGtgcattttctcccaatggaAGCTTCTTTGTCACTGGATCATCAAGTGGTGATTTAACCATTTGGGATGATAAAATGAGATGCCTGTATAATGAAAAAGCACATGATCTTGGCGTTACCTGCTGTGATATTTCTTCACATCCAGTATCTGGTTAGTTATTCAACTCATCAGAGgaggaacatttaaaaaaaagagatatttaTTTCTCCCCAGCTCCTGTTTTCATATTCTTTTTGCCATTGGTGCTTAAGATACAAATGACCTTGTGAAGAGCTGATGTTTTGGAACATTCTGAATATTCTTAAGTAAATGTTGTGGTCAGGTTGGTGGCAAGGAATGTTCTAGGTCAACAAACAAGGTGATAACTTTGAGTAAGCTAATTACTCCCATGGCAGACAAGGCTTTTAGGAGATGCAGTGTTTGATTACCATTCCCACTTGACTCTTTCATACTTTGGTTCCCAAGGAGCAGGACTGGATTAAAACAATGCAGAGATCTGTAAACCTAATAAGCTACATGCTTGAACTGTGGCATATGGACAGATAGGCTATTTTCCTGCACCTGACTTTGTCATTTAGAGGAATTTGGGGGAGTAATGAGCCCAGAATCTCCCGCATTCCACTAAGATGTTCAAAACTCTTGGAGCTGTTTTAGCATTTGATCACAGTCATTTACTTCTAATGGAAGTTAGGAAATTGGGAAGAAGCCCCTCTGTCAGCTTTAGGAAGTAATGCAGCAACTTGACTTCACAACCTTGTGTATATACTTGTGTATATACTTTTGTGCTTTCCAGATCTACTATTGAGACAAATTGATCTTCATAGACATATTTAGGCTTTTGTATTCAGAATACACAAGCTGCCCTTTCAAAGGCCCCAAAAGTTATAACTGGGCAGCCACTTGCATCTTCAAGTGCTGAACTCGGCAGTACGTACTGCTGTCTGTGTACCACCCTGTCTAAGGAGGTGGTGCAGAGCAGGAAGAAAACAGGACAGaagcagtggggaagaaagcagGAGGAACCTGAGGAAGAAGGATGTGAACATACACTTCAGAACAGAGAATTTATGAGTGACAATACCAAATCAAACAAATATGTGCCCTCTGAAAGGTGTAGGATCTTAGTTGGTGAAAATACTACACAAAAAACTCATGTGAACTAAGAGTTGCATCTGAGGGCAAAAAATATGTTGCAGCTGAAACAGATTGGAGTGTAATTTCCACCACTCCATTTCATATTGAGATTATTCTCTTGGTTTAAAAATTACAGCCTTCTCCCAAGATAAACAGGCGACAAAGCAGGTATTTATTGCACTGTGGATTTGTCCTGGCTGATTAATGATAATTCTTGATTATTTTATCTATGTATTATTGAAAGTCAACATATTTCCTTTTGTGTGTTGCTGTTTAATCATCAATGGTTGAACCTTCTGGGATTTTTGGCAGATTTAACACATTATGAAATGCATACAAGTAGTGCTTATCCAGTGCAATTAGAGATAGTTTTAAATTGAGACTCTCTTTACCTGCTTAATTCAGATCAAGTTTTCATCCAGAGTGTCTGATAGGTTCTTTGTGCTGTGGTGGAGTACCAAACTCGACCACAACTTAAGGTGGAGTTTGGTACCATCTTAAGGAATATAGGTCAGGTAAGGAATAGAGGCAGGCTACTGAACTTTAGGAAGGCAGACTTCTAGCTCTTCAGGGAGGTTGTCAGTGGGATCACATGGGAGACTGCCCTCAGGGACAAGGGAATGGAACAGAGTTGGCAAATCTTTAGGAAAGTCTTCTTCTGAGTGCAAGAGTCAGTGGGTCCCCAGGAGTCAGAAACTGGACAAGGAGGACAAGAGACTTGAATTGCTGAGTCAGGAACTGCTGGTCAAACTAAAAGGCAAGAAGCAAATGCACAGGCAGTGGGAACAAAGACGTGTAACCTGGGTTATAGTATAGAGATGAATTATGGTTGTGTAGGGAGGGGATGAGGAAGGCCGAGGTGAAGCTGGAACTAAACCTGGTAAGTGGTGCCATGTTCACAGCCTCtcttggcagggctgctctccgCCTGTTCACCCTCCAGCCTGGATTGTTACTGGGGGTTGCCCCAGTCCGATTGCCGCACCAGTACCTGAGGTTCCCATGGGCCAGCGCTCGaacttgtccaggtccctctggggtcatcccagatcCTTGTCCCTCTTGTGTCCTCTACACCACTCAGCTTCATGTCGTCTGCAAATTTTCTGAGGGTGTGCTTGCTTCCTTCTTGCTGCCTATTAAATATCtaaatgaagatattaaatagCATTGATCCCAATACAGaaccctgagggacaccactggtccATTGGGACTCTGAGCCATGGAGCACTACCCTCAGTTTGCAACCATCCAACCACTTTCTGATGCATCTAACAGTCCACTTGTGGAACATGATAATTCAGAAATGTTCGTAACCACTGAATCAAGAAGGGCGAGCTATGAAACTATTATTGTTGTATTTCACACTTAATGCAGTGTTTACTGAGTGTTTGGCTGGACTGCAGTCATGAAATGTCAGTTTATAAAAGTGAAAAGTTGAATTTGTAAAGGTATGAAAATTCCCTGTCAGATACTCTCAAATTTTGTACATGTGTATGTGGTTAATTTTGAGAATTGCAGAACTGTAGGAAAAATGGATATAACCATATAATTTAGATTTAAAGACTCTAGCACTATAATCAGAGAATTCAAACATTTCCCACCAAGAAAACTTAAAACATGAGCAAAACTCTGGTCTTAATTTACTTATTCAGAAAAGAGTATAATGATGCCTATTTCTTACGTCCAAACTGTTTTAGAACTTCTGCAATGATTTTTATGCTGATGTAGTTTACTGATCTGCTGCTATTTTCAATGTTTCTGACtcccatttatatattttaattttatcagaTAGTGAAAATGGATTCAAATACTTCCAGATGGCTTCCTGTGGACAAGATAATCATATCAAACTCTGGCTTATTTTGTTTGCAAATCTCTTAGGTTTGTATAGAATTGTTTTTTGAATATACCAATGTGTTAGGTCTTTAGTGACAATTTTAATCGAAAATCAAATTTATTGTACTGGATTCACAGCCAAACTAACCACAagttgaaatttttcttttaattattagCTGGAGAACAGCTAAGGCATCCAGCACTTTGTGATGCAGGGCCATGTAGATTGTATTTAGCAATCTATTTATCAACAAGTATTGAaagtaaagattttttaaaaattctactGTGGCCTTTCAACAGGTTGATAGGTTGAAACCTCTTAATCTGCCTGGCCAGGGAGAGGTTTGTTTTCATGTTTCAGTATATCCTGGGCCTTGAATAAGAGCAGGAGAAAAGAATGTTGGCTCCTGCAAAAACTACAATGTAGAGACTAAGTAAATTGCCAAAAATATCTTCAGTGGGTACTTTTTTGTAAAAATCTTCTTTATATAAAAGCATGTAAGGATTAATATCGTGTGTCCATGTACACATTTAATTATCTAAAACCTTGTGAGACATGCTAAGACTACAAAGTGATAAAGTTGGAGATATTCAGAGGGGAAGTTGTCTCTGTGATCTTTTTATCCCCTTTTTTGTAAACAGTATGTTACAGAGTCACATCTTTGGTGGAGCTTTGGGCTTCTTAGAGCAGCTTGTGTTATACCTTGTCAAATATAGCCATATGTAATAATttactttttgtatttttaggCGTTCagttaaaatataaatgcaCACTGAATGGGCACTCTGCCCCAGTTTTGGCTTGTGCATTTTCATGTGATGGACAGATGATAGTCTCGGGGTAAGCAGCACCTTTTTGAAATGTCTGGATGTCCAGGTTCATGCTTCAATATTGTAAAACAGAAAGTTCAAAAGAGTTCAAgatttctaaatatttattatCAGTAATTAAAGAATAGTTCTGTGACCTCTAGAGCTGTTGAAGTGTCTTTGCAATCAGTCTGTGTCTTGTAGGTGATTGAGTTTGAAATCTCAGGTTGTGGAAAAGGTTAATGAAacactttccttttccttctctgcatcATTTTAATgtcaatgtatttttttaaggtCTGTGGACAAGTGCGTCATAATCTATGAAACTGTAAGTATAGCATAATACAGGATCATTTGTTGGGGTGTTGTCTTTAAATATAAGCACTGCTTCTGCAGTGTTGTAtcaatgaaaaaatacaaaggaaTACAAATGATACTAAGCCAAAATACTTACTGTGCATttgggggcaggaggggaaggagtCTAAGGAAAAATATCTCCTGAGAGCTGATCAGTCTTTCTCACTTTTTATTTACATTGTGAGGATTTGTCAGTTGATTTCTCTGCAGTAGGGTGTTACTCAATTAATTCCATACTTATGAGTATTACAAGATTCATATTGAAGcggaaggatttttttcttatcctAATTTTAGCTTGGCTTTCAAAGCAAGGAAGACTGTACCTTTTGACATAAAATCAGGAATGGTGAACATAGAAATTTTGTAGCTAGTTATACTgttacaaaaatataaaaacacaatacaacaacgCACATAAAATAGAAGCATAATAAAGAAttcaatacatttttatattaagTACAATGTCTTTAAAACCTATTGTTTAAGCATTTTCTATAATAACGTTATCTCCTTTATGATTCACCTGTAAGTAGTACATATACCTTTAGTACTTTATAgtactaaaaataataattttgctgAAAAAGAAGGATGAacaaattttaaactttttcagTTTGCTCAGCACATACTTGTTGTATTGATACGATTTTAAAATTAGCAATAAAGTTTTTCACCAAAATCACTAATACCATACCTGCACAGTTTTTGGCCCAGTTATTTTAGTAATTTGAAGTTTAGACAGGTATGTAAGATGTCCTCTAGAGTTCAGGAGCCTTGGAAAATTGGAAGATGAAGGAAACCACAGCCtaaatatttcttaatattGTTCATCAGCTTTTATGGCCTTAGGTTTTTATCAAATGGGACAGTAACTTTTCTAGTTCTGAAATTCTCCtttggagatactcaaaaccTGCCTGGACACCTGCTCTAGGTGATGCTGCTTTAGCAGCGGGGTTGGACTATATGATCTGCAGAGGTCCCCAACcgtcctgtgattctgtggggAAAAGTAGGGACAATAAACTTTTCTgggaaggagagagatttcAACCTATATTAGGGAACTTTGATCATGTTGCACAACTCAAAATACTGGAATGCTGACTGATCAATTAGTGATTCACAATAGTTTTGCTTATCATTTTTCCAACCTGCCTGTACCTGTCaaagaaatgcaatttttcATAGGAGGGAGAATCTTTGCATAATAAATTAAAACTGCCAAAATTCAGGAATTTCATTTTTTAGTTAGTATTTAGTGGCCAAATAGAGAATAGGCCAAATTGGTGTGGTTAATTATTGGTCCAAGTGAAGGCTTGTGGGTTGACCCCCACAATGACCCTTTTGGTCATTTCTAATACATGATTTGTAGAAGAAATGTCTTTAGCTGCACAACCAACCAGCCAATATGGATTGAGTTCAGTCAGTGTTTCTGACACTCTTCTCCCTGCATGTTCCATGCTGGCTGATTGTGCAGGGGAACAGTGCTCCAGGGAATCAGACAGGGGCTTAAAGTAGGAAATTCAAGCTGCGTTTCTGACTCTGCTGCTGATCAGCTTTGTCAAGGTTGTGTAACTTCTCTGAAGGTACCTTCTGTCACCTTACAAGAAGCAATATTCTCTGTTTGGAAAGGAAGCAAACAAGTGAATAAGcacttttttttattctttaagaTTTAAAATCACAAAATCTCTTTTACAGAGTACTGGCAATACCCTTCATACTTTGTCTCAGCATACAAGGTAAGAAATCAGCATGATTATTCtgtttcataaataaaataaatccttttctAATGaattttcagacttttttttttatttgtagatATGTTACCACTTGTGCTTTTGCACCACATAGTCCCTTACTTGCCACAGGCTCAATGGATAAAACTGTGCACATATGGCAGCTTGACCTTAAGCAACCCTGTGCAGGTCAGTGTGTGAAGTATTTGAAATCTTTTAAATTCAAAACACCTTCTGAAGATTCTTACCTGCACTTAATGTGTAACATCAGGATTGTGTGCATGCTTTTTATCTTCTAATTAAGCTGATTAATGCCCAGAAGAGGTATTatctttttgttattttgtaaagaaaaatataccAGACATATcttcattttattaatttgctATATATGTTTTTCTAATATTTGCAATTGCTTAGTCTTTGGGCATCATTTAAGAGATGAATGTTATTGCCAGAGTGTTGAAAGACTTCTTAGACACCCATAATTTGTGACGAGTTGAAAATACACTAATTGCAAGTGTAATTGTCAGTTACCAGTCGTTATAGGTGAAAAACTAATTGTACAAATGACATTAGTGCCATTAATATAGGATAACTAATGGTACAAATTACACCAGCACCTA
This is a stretch of genomic DNA from Anomalospiza imberbis isolate Cuckoo-Finch-1a 21T00152 chromosome 7, ASM3175350v1, whole genome shotgun sequence. It encodes these proteins:
- the WDSUB1 gene encoding WD repeat, SAM and U-box domain-containing protein 1 isoform X2, with the protein product MATLIHTLADHSDDVNYCAFSSSCLATCSLDKTIRVYSLSNFAELPYSPLEGHTYAVHCCCFSPSGLVLASCSTDGTSVLWDTRDGRRLAVLEQPGASPVRVCRFSPEATYLLAGAADGSVVLWNVQSMKLYRSGKVKGGSLMACAFSPNGSFFVTGSSSGDLTIWDDKMRCLYNEKAHDLGVTCCDISSHPVSDSENGFKYFQMASCGQDNHIKLWLILFANLLGVQLKYKCTLNGHSAPVLACAFSCDGQMIVSGSVDKCVIIYETSTGNTLHTLSQHTSPLLATGSMDKTVHIWQLDLKQPCAGYTVENESKVAIEDWSEDDVSAWLCAQDLADFVGLFKMNNIDGKQLLNLTKESLANELKIESLGLRSKVLQKIEELRMTISVSVPDEFLCPITRELMNDPVIATDGYSYEREAMENWISNRRSSPMTNLPLHSLMLTPNRTLKMAISRWLETQQK
- the WDSUB1 gene encoding WD repeat, SAM and U-box domain-containing protein 1 isoform X3 — its product is MATLIHTLADHSDDVNYCAFSSSCLATCSLDKTIRVYSLSNFAELPYSPLEGHTYAVHCCCFSPSGLVLASCSTDGTSVLWDTRDGRRLAVLEQPGASPVRVCRFSPEATYLLAGAADGSVVLWNVQSMKLYRSGKVKGGSLMACAFSPNGSFFVTGSSSGDLTIWDDKMRCLYNEKAHDLGVTCCDISSHPVSDSENGFKYFQMASCGQDNHIKLWLILFANLLGVQLKYKCTLNGHSAPVLACAFSCDGQMIVSGSVDKCVIIYETSTGNTLHTLSQHTRYVTTCAFAPHSPLLATGSMDKTVHIWQLDLKQPCAGYTVENESKVAIEDWSEDDVSAWLCAQDLADFVGLFKMNNIDGKQLLNLTKESLANELKIESLGLRSKVLQKIEELRMTISVSVPDEFLCPITRELMNDPVIATVGKAGREFLL
- the WDSUB1 gene encoding WD repeat, SAM and U-box domain-containing protein 1 isoform X1, giving the protein MATLIHTLADHSDDVNYCAFSSSCLATCSLDKTIRVYSLSNFAELPYSPLEGHTYAVHCCCFSPSGLVLASCSTDGTSVLWDTRDGRRLAVLEQPGASPVRVCRFSPEATYLLAGAADGSVVLWNVQSMKLYRSGKVKGGSLMACAFSPNGSFFVTGSSSGDLTIWDDKMRCLYNEKAHDLGVTCCDISSHPVSDSENGFKYFQMASCGQDNHIKLWLILFANLLGVQLKYKCTLNGHSAPVLACAFSCDGQMIVSGSVDKCVIIYETSTGNTLHTLSQHTRYVTTCAFAPHSPLLATGSMDKTVHIWQLDLKQPCAGYTVENESKVAIEDWSEDDVSAWLCAQDLADFVGLFKMNNIDGKQLLNLTKESLANELKIESLGLRSKVLQKIEELRMTISVSVPDEFLCPITRELMNDPVIATDGYSYEREAMENWISNRRSSPMTNLPLHSLMLTPNRTLKMAISRWLETQQK